The Jaculus jaculus isolate mJacJac1 chromosome 14, mJacJac1.mat.Y.cur, whole genome shotgun sequence nucleotide sequence ccagatggacaagcacctttgtgcctctggcttaatatggctactgaggaatcaaactcgggtctttaggctctacaggcaagcaccttgatcgctgaaacatctctccagcccccatttgttaAACTCTCATTCAGGCATTTAATAAGTATAATAATCTAACATTTCAgctattacaaaaataaatttaaaagaatcaatTAAATTAACATGTTTACCTTTATACACATGCCCTGTTTCTCTTTCATATCCTACATGGCTCAAAACTGGTAAGGTTCttttagtggtttgattcaggtgtccccataaacttagatgttctggatgctaggttccccagctgatggcaattggaaattaaagcctcctgaaggcagtgtattgttgggggagggcttatgggtgttatagccagtttccccatgccaatgtttggcacactgttctgttactgttgtccaccttatgtgggccagggggtgatgtccaccctctgctcgtgccatcgttttccctaccattgtggagcttcccctcgagcctgtaaaccaaaataaacctcttcttcccacaagttgctcttggttgggtgatttctaccagcaatgtgtacctgactgcaacagttctcATATCACCCTTCTATACTTATAAACAATTGGGATTATTGACTACGTataactttattatatttttatctttatttatttatttgagagagagagagatgggtgtaccagggcctccggccactgcaaatgaactccagatgcatgtgccaccttgtgcatctggtttacatgggtcctggggaattgaacctggctgggtcctgtggctttgcaggcaagtgcctttaatgcttAGCCTTCCAGCCCCCAACTACCTATAACTCTTGAGCAGTTTAATTAGCATTGGtatctgcctccttagtgcaAAAGGCAGCTGTCGGTCTCATAATTAGCATAGATTTATTAATCAGCACATTGGAATTTCTCACTGCCTTACATGAATATAACACTTTTGTGTGAAAGAGAACTGTTTAATGTTCTGATTCTatgtattttgtttaatttagaATTTATGTCCATATGGGGGTAAATGTTAACAAAATATAAATCCTGTTGATATGTCAGATACATTTACATGCAAATTTACATTGAATTAAACACTTTCCTATTTACCTTACATTTCAGTATTTAATTTCAACTCATGATTTGCactctaactttttttgttgctattgttttaaaacaaggtcttagccaggcgtggtggcacatgcctttaatcccagcacccaggaggcagaggtaggaggatcaccgtgagttcaaggccaccctgagactacatagtgaattccaggtaagcctagactagagtgagaccctacctcaagaaaaaaaaaaaaaaaaagctaggtctTCTGCagccctagctggccttgaacttgtgatgatcctcttgcctctgctactgagctgcAAGTACTAgagccatgcgccaccacacccagtgccaCCCTGACATTTTGAGACATCTTTCTCAAGTTCCTTACATATGCTTCCATTTCTCTATCCTTGATTAAATGGTGGTTCATCTTCTAAACTTGGGGATTAATGTAGCTTTAGAGATTCAACACAGCAAAATCTTCAGAATCAGGCAGGACACTTCCTCAAAACTCAACATTTCCTGATCTCTCCACCTAAGCGTCTCCTGAGATGTTTGATAAGAAAAGCACTCACAAACACTTTAATAACTCTGGTGTTCACTAGAAAGTTGTAATTGTTCTTTGGTAATTAGTAACTGAGTCAAAAATTAAGTTTAAGCTTCCCCAGTGTGCACCCTCATTATTGTTCCAGTGAAATGATATATTGCAGTTTttgtggggaattgagctcacAAGGTTGCAAAGCTTTATCACAGACCTGACTTTCTCTCTCCTGCACACTCACCGGCTATCCTTAGCGTCACCCTGAGTCAATATCATCCTGGCAGCAAGGAGAAgtgagtcttttttattttggtctgTGAAGTATAGTCCACAAagggaatgggtgtgttagggagAGAATAAGAATTCTTGTCtgaagccggccatggtggcacacacccttaatcccaccacttgggaggctgaggtaagaggaatcCTTGTGAgtaaaggccaccttgagactacatagtgaattccaggtcagcctggcctggaacaaAATCCTACCTGAGGAAAAAATGTTCTTGTCTGAAAAAGAGATTCTTTGGGGGCTACAAATGGAGATGTGGCAAAGCTATacagaaaagggaaaataattaCTGAGTCATGAGGTGAACTTGTTGTCAAAGCATAGTGGACCAAGATCCTAAACCAAACCCTTGTGGTTCCTAtcaattttattcaattcttacTATTCCTTGTCGGATTTCTAATTATGAAGCATATAtcctttaaaatttatgtaataTAACTCAGAAATTAATCTGCTAGCTATTCTGTCTTCccagtaaataaaaaacaattacaaGATTAGTAGACATATTTCTGCAATAACTCCATAATTGTGATAATGTATAGATGTGGCTAATCAGGTTATTTCTGTTGAGGAACAGAAAACAGTGGGCATGCTCTATTCCTAGTAGAAAAAACAATGGTGCTTAGTAAGGAAACATCTAATACCTGTGGATTATTTTTCTACAGTGCACATTCTTGAAGCCAGGGCAGAAATGTTCAGGGAAAGGTAATTTGAAGACCTTGGTTCTttctgttgttaaaaaaaaaaaaaaaagggctggagagatggcttagcggttaagcgcttgcctatgaagcctaaggaccccggttcgaggctccgttccccaggtcccacgttagccagatgcacaagggggcgcacgcgtctggagttcatttgcagaggctggaagccctggcgcgcccattctctctctctctccctgtctttctctccgtgtctatagctctcaaataaataaataaataatttaaaaaaaaaaaaggaagaaagaaagaaagagagaaagaaagaaagaaaagagaaacaatacTTAGTTTTTATGTTTGCATTATTTGTAATATTGGTTTCAAAAATATTCTAATGCTGTTTACAGATTCCATATCAATCTTTACAGTATTTAAATTAATATAAGGAACATTCTCCTTTCTGGTTCTCTTTTTGCATAGTGTAgttgtatttttatatgtttaaaaataattaactcagggctggagagatggcttaaaagtggttaaacgcttgcctgtgaagcctaaggaccccggttcaaggctggattccccaggacccatgtaagccaggtgcaccaggtggcacatgcatctggagttcctttacagtggctagaggtcctggtgtgcccattttctttctctctcttcgctctctctctttctctctctctctctctctttctctccttccctctttctctctgtcactctcaaataaataaataaataataataaaaattaattaaattagttAGTATAAGCACTcctgctttcttttgtttgtcaCTTGATAGTTTATCTTTTTCCAGCCCGTTTTTTCACTCTACATGTattcttaaatataaaataagccTCTCATAAGCAGGCATCATATAGTTCAATCTTTTATTAAGAACCTTaatataaaccaggtgtggtgacgcacacctttaatcccagcactggagaggcagaggtaggaggattgccaagagttcgaggccaccctgagactccatagtgaattccaggtcagcctgggctagagtgagaccctacctcaaaaaaaaaaaaaaaaaaagaggaagaactttaatattttaatatattagacTCCTATCAAACAAAAAGGATGTTAGTTCAAAATACAAATTAGATTCTCCAATTCAATGATAAATTCTTCCAttcaaaaaaaatgggctaatactggtatggtgttgcacacctttaatctcagcactcaggaggctaaggcaggaggattgctatgagtttgaggccatcctgagactatatagtgaatcccaggtcagcctggctacagtgagaccctaccttgaaaaccaaaaagaaagggctggagagatggcttcatggttatggcacttgcctgcaaagcctaaggacccaggttcaattccccagcacccacataagccaaatgtacaaggaggcacatgcgtctggaattcatttgcagtggctagaggccctgcagacccatattctctctctctctctctctctctctctctctcataaataaataaaataatttaaaaagagagagaaaaaaacagaatagctgggcatggtggcgcacacctttagtcccagcacttggaaggcagaggtagaaggatcactgtgagttcaaggctagcctgagactatagagtgagatccaggtaagcctgaactagaatgagaccttatctcaaaaaatacataaataaactgggtgtggtggcgcatgcctttaatcccagcactccgaaagcagaggtaggaggattgccatgagatcaaggccaccctgagactacatagtgaattccaggtcagcctgagccagagtaaaaccctacctcgaaaaaccaaaaataaataaataaataaatacatgctaaATGATAATGACAGACATTGCTATTAGTATGCTGAGGAAAAGGTAATAATGAACTGTTTCTTAGCTTTACCACTTTAATAAAGTTTTACTATAATAAGTCAACTTCAAAAATAATAACttaattaaaatcatttttgacatttttcaaTTTGCAAACAAATGTTAACTTCCTTGGAAATTAATGGTGATTCGTTTTCACTTACACAATAATGTACCTCTGACTCTAGTTTTATGTAGCCTTGTTGAGCACACACTGGTTACACTGTGTTCTAGAAGAACTTGAGTGAAAAAGATTCTCCTCTTTAAATTTCACATTAAATGATTTGCACATTCAATTAAATCAGTTTCACCTACTATGGGCATTCCCTTAAGGTTATAAAATCAtagaatttattttctgtttgcattcctaaaacattataggtgaCATTtgttaaattaactaattaattaagcTAGTAAACTTATATGACAAGTTGCCAATAGTTTAAATTCCTAGCTGTGTCATTAAAAACTGACagtaagagccgggcatggtggcacacgcctttaatcccagcactcaggaggcagaggtaggaggattgccgtgagttcaaggccaccctgagactacatggtgaattccaggtcagcctgagccaaagtgagaccctacctcgaaaaaacaaacaaaaaaaaaaaagacatattgggctagagagatggcttagttagtggttaaggcacttgcttgcctgcaaaaccaaaggactcaggttcagttccccagtgccatgtaagccagatgcacaaggcagtgcatgtgtctgaagttcgtttgcaatggctagaaaccctgctgcactcattctctgtgtgtatgtgtgtctctctctctatgtctctatctatctgtctgccactctctttctctccctctctctaaataaataaataatgctgagTTCAGTAGATTGtcacctcctgcctctacctcttaaaAGGAGGCCACTAGAAAGGTCATTTAGTTTCCTTGTGCCAAGTATCTCCTTATATATCAAGTAAGAATAATACAATGtgtatttcatgaaattgttcTACAAGTTATATTTAAGATATAATACTAAACTTTATCATGAAATATTGTGGAAAGAAGGTGATATTTAAAATCATTGGTCAaagggtttgggagatggctccgtggataaaTCACTTGCTCCCGCGGcacaagtacctgagttcagattgtcAGAACTCGTGTAAAAGGCAGCTGCTGCGCTCGGCATCTATAAGCAGTGgtgaagagcagtgtggagaCAGGGGAATTTCCAGAATCTTGCAGCCTGGTGAATGCAACAGAGAACAGTAAGAACTGGAGacctgcctccaacaaggtggaaggcaaagacagaCAGACGAGGCTTTCCTTTGACCTCCCACACCCGCTGTGTGTGAATACACacaaatagagagaggggggaggattgggggagggagggagagataattgGTTGGAAACAATGGTAAGTGGGAAATAATGGATTTGAGCTGCACACCTGAAACATGCCCCCATTTTTTTATTCAGGATCCTGTCACTCCCAATGGATGATCGCTCACTGGAGTGACCCATGACCTCTGGTGATTTGGTCATGGGAATGATCTTCCTGTGGCAAATGATGGCTGGCTTCCTGGggaatttatttcttctctgttatTATAATTTCCTTTATTTCACCAGATATACCATAAGGTCCACAGATTTGATCCTCAAGCACTTGACTTTGGCCAACTTATTGGTCATACTCTCTAAAGGAGTCCCACAAACAATGTCTGCTTTGGGGTTGAAACATTTCCTCGGGGATGCTGGATGTAAACTTGTTTTCTATGCTCACCGAGTGGGCAGAGGTGTGTGCATGGGAATCACCTGCCTACTGAGTACCTTCCAGGCCATCACCATCTGCCCCAGGAGCAGCAGGTGGGCCGAACTCAAAGTACAAGCTTCCAAGTACCTTGGACCAGCCAACATCCTGTGCTGGATCCTGAACATCCTGGTAAACAGCATCGTTCCTGTAGAGGTTGGCAAGTGGAGCGGCAGAAACGGTACCAACAAAAGGAATTACGGATTCTGCTCTGCAGAAAGTAGTAGCAGAATTACAGGATTCCTACTTACAGCCCTGTTTGCCTCCTATGATATTTTGTGTTTGGGACTCACAGTCTGGGCCAGTGGCTTCATGGTTT carries:
- the LOC123454819 gene encoding vomeronasal type-1 receptor 3-like, with product MTSGDLVMGMIFLWQMMAGFLGNLFLLCYYNFLYFTRYTIRSTDLILKHLTLANLLVILSKGVPQTMSALGLKHFLGDAGCKLVFYAHRVGRGVCMGITCLLSTFQAITICPRSSRWAELKVQASKYLGPANILCWILNILVNSIVPVEVGKWSGRNGTNKRNYGFCSAESSSRITGFLLTALFASYDILCLGLTVWASGFMVFILHRHKHQVQHVRAAVSPTSSPESRVTRSILMLMGAFVAFYTLSFIFSLIFALSRDSGWLLINASALITACFPTVSPFILMKRDPRLSTFCYACCKENSFLNCSKPTDPDQSLTYLVDPETLFLTSPYEFYPTILYGDNMNNFYHCHVEQL